The genomic region CTGCGCAATCGGCTGACAGTCGTCTCCGACGGCGCTGAGGCGCTCGCCTACCTGCGGCGGGAGGGTCAGTACGCGGACGTGGTGATGCCCGATCTGATCCTGCTCGACCTCAACCTGCCCCGCCGGGATGGTCGGGAGGTGCTCGAAGAGATCAAGAAGGACGATGAGCTTCGCCGCATCCCGGTGGTCGTGCTCACCACCTCGCAGGCCGACGAGGACATCCTGCGCAGCTACCAGCTGCACGCCAACGCCTACGTGACGAAGCCTGTCGACTTCGAGCGCTTCATCTCGGTGGTCCGGCAGATCGACGAGTTCTTCGTCAGCGTGGTCAAGTTGCCGCCTCGTGGCTGACACCCTGCTCGACGACGTCGGCGACCTGCTCCTGGAGGCCGCCGACCAGGTCGTGCTGCCGCTGTTCCGCAAGCTCGACGAGGCTGACGTGTCGGAGAAGGCACCCGGCGAGGTGGTGACCGTCGCCGACCGTCGCGCCGAAGAGCTGATCTCGGCAGGGCTGCGCCGGCTCCGGCCCGGCTCGGTGGTCGTCGGTGAGGAGGGCGTCGCCGACGACCCGGGGCTGTTGCGGCACCTGCGCGACAGCGGGGACGTCTGGCTGGTCGACCCGGTCGACGGCACCGCCAACTTCGCCGCAGGCCGCCGCCCGTTCGCCCTGATGGTGGCGCTGCTTACCGACGGCCGCCCGACCGCAGGCTGGATCCTCGACCCGCTGGCCGAGACGATTGCCGTCGGGCGGGCCGAGGACGGCACCCTGCTCAACGGTCGGCCGGTGGGCGCCGCCGCGACGGTGCCGCCGGTGGGCGACCTGCGCGGCGCGGCGATGACCCGGTTCCTGCCGCCGGAGGCCCGGGAGCGGGTCCGTGCCGGTGGCCGGCGACTCGGCGAACTGCTGCCGGGCCAGCACTGCGCCGGCCGGGAATACCTGGACATCCTCACCGGCGAGCAGCAGTTCACCCTCTTCTGGCGCACCCTGCCCTGGGACCACGCCCCGGGCACCCTGCTGGTCCGCGCGGCCGGTGGTGTCGCCCGCCGGTTCGACGGCGTCGACTACCACCCCGCCGACGAGGGTCGCGGGCTGCTTGTCGCCGCCAACGAGCAGGTCTGGGCCGACGTGCACGACGCCCTGCTCAGCGCCTGACCGGCGTACGGCGACGACTGCGACACGCTGCGTCGACATCGAAGCGGCCGGGCGGTCACAGGGCTGGCCACCCGGGCGTGTTCCGGTATCGTGACCGGCGGTCTCCGCCAGCAGGCCGCCGACCGGCGCCGGCGGGGACGCCGCCGCGCGAGGTTCACCGGGGGCCGGCGGTCGACGGAAGGACGCTTTCGTGCCCAGGAACAGGCTCGCCCAGCGCGGTCGCCGCGTGCTGCTCCCGCTGCTCGCCGTGCTGCTGGTGCTCACCGGTACGGCCGTACCCGCGTACGCCGAGCCCAACGAGGGTGGCAGCAAGAAGCTCCAGGACGCGCTGGAGTCGACGGCCAAGGGCCACATCGAGGCCAAGGCCAAGTTGGACACCTCCAAGCGTCGGCAGACCGCGCTGGCCGGCGAGCTGAAGGCCGTCGAGGGGCGGCTCGTCGGGCTCACCGAGCAGGTCGGCGAGGTGGCCGCGCAGTCGTACCGCGTCGGTCGGATCACTCCGACGGCGATGCTGCTCAACACCGCCACCCCGCAGGCGTTCCTGCAACGCGCCGCCGACCTGGACCTGATGGCCCAGCGCGACAGCAA from Micromonospora profundi harbors:
- a CDS encoding inositol monophosphatase family protein, which codes for MADTLLDDVGDLLLEAADQVVLPLFRKLDEADVSEKAPGEVVTVADRRAEELISAGLRRLRPGSVVVGEEGVADDPGLLRHLRDSGDVWLVDPVDGTANFAAGRRPFALMVALLTDGRPTAGWILDPLAETIAVGRAEDGTLLNGRPVGAAATVPPVGDLRGAAMTRFLPPEARERVRAGGRRLGELLPGQHCAGREYLDILTGEQQFTLFWRTLPWDHAPGTLLVRAAGGVARRFDGVDYHPADEGRGLLVAANEQVWADVHDALLSA
- a CDS encoding response regulator — encoded protein: MTAPADGKSPIEVLLVEDDPGDVLMTQEAFEEHKLRNRLTVVSDGAEALAYLRREGQYADVVMPDLILLDLNLPRRDGREVLEEIKKDDELRRIPVVVLTTSQADEDILRSYQLHANAYVTKPVDFERFISVVRQIDEFFVSVVKLPPRG